The Penicillium psychrofluorescens genome assembly, chromosome: 2 nucleotide sequence GAAGGCAATGACGGCTACCAGAAATTCCTTACCGATAGAGATGTGCGTGCTCTTTACACATCTGAACAGTCTTCAACTAACTTAGTCACAGGGACCCAGGCTTCTCGGATACGACCTGGATCTACTCTATGACCATGTCCAAAGGAACGGGACCAAGAAATTGGTACTGGCTCTTCGAGATAGCGAAGCTTTTGATCCAAGCTTGTTGACGGATCTATTGTCATTGTTCAGGTAAATTCGACATCCAGAGCGCGGGTTGACCACTTTGCTCATCTCCTATTAGCTCTTGGCTAGATCGCATACCGTTCACCCTAGTGTTCGGGATTTCCACTTCGGTCGAGATATTCCAAAGCCGGCTGCCTCGCTCATGTGTTGCCCTCCTTCAAGGAAAGCACTTTGAAGTCCAAGAGGCCGGCAATTGCGCCGATAAAATCTACGAAATGCTGCAACTCAGGGAGGGCTCCCGGCTCAGACTGGGCCGCAATATTAGCGCCACCCTGTTTGAAAAGTCGAGTGACTATTTTCAGAGCCCGGAGGCTTTCAGTCACATGCTGAAGGTATTTGTGTTCGCTACGGATGGTGATATCCCCTTCTAACCTTTTCCTAGTACGCGTATATGTCTCATTTCTTTGCAAATCCCTTGTCGGTATTGTTGGCAGCACCGGCTCCCACAATCTCATCTCCTGGCCCTTTATGCCAGGCCATCAGAAACCTTCCGTCCTTTCGAGTGTAAGCATACGATCAATTCTTATGGATAACCTGATCTAATGGGATTTAGGCTTTGTGAGGATTTAGCGGAGAATGGCTCTGCCCAACAAGTACGGCGTCTATTAGAAGACGacgatcatcttctccagcaagCGACTCAACACATTAACCATGGCCAAGAAACCATGAAGGGGATATTCCAGGCTGTTAGCATCCTGCATACCTGTCTTCAGTGCACACAGACCATGAAAAAGAACAGCAGGTCCGATCTCTCGATCCGTGCTCTCTCCGGAGAACTCAGTGAATCGCAAACAATTGAAGACATGCTCGCCACCCTGAAAATATCCGACTCCGAGAAGCTGCGTACATTGATCGAGCGTTTGGCAGACGACAACCCGGTGCCTGGCATCTCCGAAGATTTCCAGAACTTGGTACAGTCCAATGCCGAAGCTGGGCCACTGCAAAGCGCCTACAACGTCAACAGCTCCGTGGTTAAAACGACCGTTGAACAGCAACGTGTCCACCTCAGCAAGGGTCAAGCCCAATTATCCGCGCAAGACCTCGAATACACTCAACTTATTAACGAGCTCATTGATGGGCTGCGAGGGTATTTCACCGCGAATTTGAACAACCCGCAGGACCTGCCTCTGCACGAGGTATTCTTGTTTGATCTCAGAAACCCACTGAAAGAAACCTTCGCGCCTCGACCACGCTTTGCAATTGAGCGCGCCCTCACCAGTCCATTCGACTACCTGATATCCTCGTCCGATGTCTCCGAAACCAGAATCTCAGCTAAACAGCCCGCTACCGCCATTTTATACCAACTCTATCTGGAATCCGGGGCGTTGATAAACGTTCACGATCTCTGGCAGGCGTTCCGGGCAGTCTTTGAAAGTGAGCAGGGGGATCGGTGCGATGACCGCGTCGTTATGGCATTGTTCTACAGCGCCATGTCGGAATTGAAGACCTTCGGCATGGTCAAGAACACTCGCAAGAAAGCTGACCATCTGGCCAAGTCTGCTTGGATGGGGCTGTAATGTAGTCCTTATCGTCATGATCGTGATATTGAAAAACATTCAATTTTCCAAAATGGGGGTATCATAGACACGCCGTAAACACCAGtaacaagaagaaaaccaAACTCGTCTCGTTACAGCCATTGCGAGGGAAAGTGATCATTCCAAAGGGCGCTGAATAATATCATTACCCCGAAGAGGGCGTCCACCGTCACTCAGCACCATGGCctcccttctccgccgtcttagcgcctgctcctcgacgcTCCCTTCTTGCAGCCGGCGCCCCAAAGAGACCCGCCTCGTCGAACCCGCGGTATCCTCCCCATTGACCATCCacacatcgtcatcctcatcatcctcatcgtcctgATCATTCTCCTCAATCATACTACCCATCAACCCATGTTTCCGCAGCTGCTTTATCCCATCATTGTGAGAGGTAAGTGTGCTGAATATCGAGCTCATGACCCCGTCGTCTAGAAACCATGTCTTCATGAGAATCACCACATCCTGTCGCCGTGATGGCTCGGATAGAGCGCATGGAAAGGGATATTTGCACAGCCACCGGCTTATAATCCCTGCTTCTAGCGCGGCGGGAATGTTCTCGGGCAGCAAGACGTTGAGGATATTGAGCGCTTTTTTCTCTCCGGTTGGTCTGGTTTTTGGGAGGATGGGCGAGTTTGTTGGGGAGGTTTGGTCGGTGTGTTCGTCTAGAAAGTTGCAGAGGCAGTTTATAAGGGCTGTGTATGTTGGGAGGTCGCCTAGTCGGCTGCATACTGAGGTTCGCGATACTGGACAACGTTAGAATTCGGATTCAATAGTTATGGATGCGGGCGGCTTACATGCTCGGTTGGAAACGAGAAAGTTCAATGCATTCAGTGCGCGCGCCCTCTTGGGTTTGCTCTTGCTTGCCAGGTCCTCTAGGAGCAGGTCTCGCGTTCCCCCTTTGGTGGACCGCTCGGAGATAATACGTAGAGCTCTGTAGATGGATTAGTTGGGGGTGGTTATGCTTGGAGGGGACACGTCGATTCATACGCTGAGCGAAGGTCATGACTTGTGCTTTCGGAGAGCTTGAGGAGGGTGTCTAATTTGAGAGCTGGTACAGAAATAATGTCAGTCATCATTCGGGATGTATCACTTGGGTCTTGCGCACCTTCTTCGGTTCCCTCACTGATGATCTTGTCTTCGGTCTCGACGTGCTTAATCTCGGTGAGATCGACCACCTGGCGAAGATCTGTGGTGATACCACGCACAGcaaagaagagggagatgCCCAGACAGAGCCACAGCACCCCGTCGCCCGAGAAGACCGCCATGACGATGCTGTTGGTTGAAGTAAATGCGGAGACTAAGGTGCGGCAGAACGAATGATTTCGGCGAGGCGGTGAAGCCGCTATTTTTTGAGcctgaaaaaaaaaagttacCGCATTCCActccgtccaccaccacgccaTGCCGCCGTCTCAGTTGAAGCAGCTGAAGTCCTCGCTGAAGGAGAATGGTGTGCTCGGTCCTCAGCAATCTAAGAAGCAAAAGCGCCAGAATGCGAAGTCCGGTGCCGCTTCCCAGAATCGCAATCAGCGCCACGCTGCTCTGCAGGCAATTCGAGATCGGTTCAACCCGTTCGAGATCAAGGCCACGGGCCGACAAGGCAAATTCGATGTGACTACCCGAGATGGTGGTTCAACGACAGCCGCCCGTGTGCGGCCTGGTGTCACAAAATCTCTCGGTGAAGAACGGGTAGGTTCGATGGTATAGTCAAGTGCGAATATCCAGCTAACATGCCCCCTCACCAGCGACGCGAAACGCTCTTGCAAGAGATGAACAGCCGCAACAAGGTCGGTGGTCTTGTCGATCGCCGGTTTGGTGAGAACGACCCGACCATGACACCCGAAGAGCGTGCCGCCGAGCGATTTGCCCGAGAGAGCCAAAGGAAGATGCGAAAGGAGTCGATGTTCAAtcttgaagatgaggaggacgagcttGAACTTACGCACTTGGGCCAGTCTTTGACGCTTGACGGAGCGAACCTGGACGATTTCGAAGCGGGTGAATTGGACGCTGCGGAGTCCGACGAAGATTCACCACGGAAACGGAAGCGCTTCCtagaagatgatgaagagatggaggatTTTATccatgatgaggaagaggaccagCCAGGGCGGAAAAAATCGAAGGCGGAAGTCATGAAGGAAGTCATTGCCAAGTCGAAGTTTTACAAACACGAGCGGCAACAGGCTaaagaggatgacgaggaccTACGGGAGAAGCTTGACCAAGAGCTTCCTGATCTGTTTGAGGCTTTGAGAGGTGTGAAGCCTCCGCCTAAGCCGGAGCCCGTCACGGAAGATTTAGCAGCTATGAACCCGGAGCGCGCAGCTTTGTTGCAAGAACCAGAAAGCAGAAACACCGAGAAGGAATACGACCAACGACTCAAACAGTTGACCTTTGACAAGCGTTCTCAACCTACGGATCGCACGAAGActgcggaggagatgatcgaagaagaagcagaacgGCTCAAAcggctggaagaagaccgagTTCGAAGAATGCGCGGTGAGCCATTaagcgacgaggaagaggaagaagaagaagaacaagaacggAAGGAGTCACGCTCCGAGGACGAAGAGTCAGTTTTCGACGATGCGATGGCTTTTGGTCTTCCGACGAATTCCTTCCAACCGCGTTCCGAGCTTGAcgtcgaagacgaggatgatttCATCATTGACGATGATCTGGTTGAGACGAGGTCGGATGCCAGCCTTGAGTTTGATGATAGCGACATGGAGCAAGAAGAACTttccgaggaagacgaaTCAGCAGATGAGCAGGAAGATGAGCTTATCAATGGCCTAACACTCCCAACAAATACCATTGCTGGTGCCACATCGACAGCCGTCAAAGTGGACCAGGCCGCTGACGGAAAGCTGGCCTTCACATACCCCTGTCCTAACAGCCATgagcagcttctggagaTTATCAAGGATGTGCCCGTCCAGGATCTCCCAACTGTCATCCAGCGTGTTCGAGCCTTGCATCACCCTCGCCTCCACAGCGAGAACAAGGCGAAGCTTGGTCGATTTGCCGAAATCCTGGTTGAGCACGTCTCCTATGTGGGCAACGAAACTGAACAGCCCCAATTCACCATCTTGGAGAACATTCTGCGTCATGTCCACTCGCTGGCCAAGACTCATCCCGTAAACGTGGCCACGGCGTTTCGCGCACGCCTTCGGGATATGTCCCAAAACCGGCcgctcaatctcctcccGGGCGACCTTCTGATCCTCACAGgcatctccaccatcttcccAACATCGGATCACTTCCACGCAGTGGTCACACCAGCCCATTTGGTCCTTGCTCGATACCTTGGCCAGTGCTCTACCAACACCCTCGCGGATTTCGCAACCGGTGCTTTCGCCGCTAGCCTGTGTCTTCAGTACCAGACTGTCTCGAAGCGATACATGCCCGAGTTCATCAATTTCACCCTGAACGCTCTCTGCAATCTGGCTCCCATCGAGCCAGCCACCAGCCTTGGCTTCTTTCCCTCCAGGAAACCTCAAGAGCCAG carries:
- a CDS encoding uncharacterized protein (ID:PFLUO_002890-T1.cds;~source:funannotate) produces the protein MDAETRDKSQNQGVYIYQGERPSKRRKVAPTDHPHSDSHCFVPLLNGEEPPDCVQLRYDTYKKLWSEQERSIQEILDEVDAGVLTDVLSFVQTTSPETYNGCIPTALVTVGSNVSSLTRLLSRLNEQLTSSGNGGVVVLESGDAPNLKTTLKNIIRAAVTNTEGNDGYQKFLTDRDGPRLLGYDLDLLYDHVQRNGTKKLVLALRDSEAFDPSLLTDLLSLFSSWLDRIPFTLVFGISTSVEIFQSRLPRSCVALLQGKHFEVQEAGNCADKIYEMLQLREGSRLRLGRNISATLFEKSSDYFQSPEAFSHMLKYAYMSHFFANPLSVLLAAPAPTISSPGPLCQAIRNLPSFRVLCEDLAENGSAQQVRRLLEDDDHLLQQATQHINHGQETMKGIFQAVSILHTCLQCTQTMKKNSRSDLSIRALSGELSESQTIEDMLATLKISDSEKLRTLIERLADDNPVPGISEDFQNLVQSNAEAGPLQSAYNVNSSVVKTTVEQQRVHLSKGQAQLSAQDLEYTQLINELIDGLRGYFTANLNNPQDLPLHEVFLFDLRNPLKETFAPRPRFAIERALTSPFDYLISSSDVSETRISAKQPATAILYQLYLESGALINVHDLWQAFRAVFESEQGDRCDDRVVMALFYSAMSELKTFGMVKNTRKKADHLAKSAWMGL
- a CDS encoding uncharacterized protein (ID:PFLUO_002891-T1.cds;~source:funannotate), producing the protein MAVFSGDGVLWLCLGISLFFAVRGITTDLRQVVDLTEIKHVETEDKIISEGTEEALKLDTLLKLSESTSHDLRSAALRIISERSTKGGTRDLLLEDLASKSKPKRARALNALNFLVSNRACKPPASITIESEF
- a CDS encoding uncharacterized protein (ID:PFLUO_002892-T1.cds;~source:funannotate); this translates as MPPSQLKQLKSSLKENGVLGPQQSKKQKRQNAKSGAASQNRNQRHAALQAIRDRFNPFEIKATGRQGKFDVTTRDGGSTTAARVRPGVTKSLGEERRRETLLQEMNSRNKVGGLVDRRFGENDPTMTPEERAAERFARESQRKMRKESMFNLEDEEDELELTHLGQSLTLDGANLDDFEAGELDAAESDEDSPRKRKRFLEDDEEMEDFIHDEEEDQPGRKKSKAEVMKEVIAKSKFYKHERQQAKEDDEDLREKLDQELPDLFEALRGVKPPPKPEPVTEDLAAMNPERAALLQEPESRNTEKEYDQRLKQLTFDKRSQPTDRTKTAEEMIEEEAERLKRLEEDRVRRMRGEPLSDEEEEEEEEQERKESRSEDEESVFDDAMAFGLPTNSFQPRSELDVEDEDDFIIDDDLVETRSDASLEFDDSDMEQEELSEEDESADEQEDELINGLTLPTNTIAGATSTAVKVDQAADGKLAFTYPCPNSHEQLLEIIKDVPVQDLPTVIQRVRALHHPRLHSENKAKLGRFAEILVEHVSYVGNETEQPQFTILENILRHVHSLAKTHPVNVATAFRARLRDMSQNRPLNLLPGDLLILTGISTIFPTSDHFHAVVTPAHLVLARYLGQCSTNTLADFATGAFAASLCLQYQTVSKRYMPEFINFTLNALCNLAPIEPATSLGFFPSRKPQEPVRLLTSSKKTTPRKLHFRDVVSSPADSQAAEDLKISLITTVASLLSSASDLWSSKSAFTEIFTPARAVLQHLRQCFKNKPFAAARESIKSALDTLDSHLTSAKELRRPLFLHNHKPLAIKSAIPKFEENFNPDKHYDPDRERAEANRLKAEYKRERKGALRELRKDASFVAREKLREKKERDAAYEHKYKRLVAEIQNEEGRAANDYERQKRARQGKR